A single genomic interval of Drosophila virilis strain 15010-1051.87 chromosome 2, Dvir_AGI_RSII-ME, whole genome shotgun sequence harbors:
- the CCAP-R gene encoding cardioacceleratory peptide receptor isoform X1: MLHLRLFDSSLYYTLASVSSGMLPPPQASNGSQLTLTGAAAGIAPAESTVNLTYFTPAISHVMLAPTPTTASAAQTTEAATTTTATPTTASTTTPGSDFEAAAATAASGDNLTSPYAGELDNLNSFYFYETEQFAVLWILFTIIVLGNSAVLFVMFINKNRKSRMNYFIRQLALADLCVGLLNVLTDIIWRITISWRAGNVACKVIRFSQVCVTYSSTYVLVAMSIDRYDAITHPMNFSKSWKRARHLVAGAWLLSALFSLPILVLYEEKLIQGHPQCWIELGSPMAWQIYMCLVSAALFAVPALIISACYAIIVKTIWAKGSIFVPTERVGFGGAATRRASSRGIIPRAKVKTVKMTLTIVFVFILCWSPYIIFDLLQVFGQIPHSQTNIAIATFIQSLAPLNSAANPLIYCLFSSQVFRTLSRFPPFKWLTCCCKSYRNNSQQNRCHTVGRRLHNSCDSMRTLTTSLTVSRRSTNKTNARVVICERPNKVITVPAMSEV; encoded by the exons ATGTTGCATCTGAGGCTTTTCGATAGCTCGCTCTATTATACGCTGGCCTCCGTGTCGTCGGGCATGCTGCCACCACCCCAGGCGTCCAATGGCAGCCAGTTGACGTTGACTGGCGCAGCAGCCGGCATTGCGCCAGCGGAGTCTACAGTTAATCTGACATATTTTACACCTGCGATCTCACACGTGATGCTGGCGCCGACGCCAACGACTGCTAGTGCAGCCCAGACgacagaagcagcaacaacaacaacagcaacaccaacaacagcatcaacaacaacgccaGGCAGCGATTTtgaggcggcggcagcgacagcggcatcAGGCGACAACTTAACGTCGCCATATGCGGGTGAATTGGACAACTTGAATTCTTTCTACTTTTATGAG ACGGAACAATTTGCTGTACTCTGGATACTTTTTACCATCATTGTTCTGGGCAATTCGGCGGTTCTATTTGTTATGTTCATCAACAAGAATCGGAAGTCGCGCATGAACTATTTCATTAGGCAGCTAGCGCTGGCAG ATCTGTGTGTGGGACTGCTCAATGTGCTGACGGACATCATTTGGCGCATCACAATCTCATGGCGGGCCGGAAACGTGGCCTGTAAGGTCATACGCTTCTCCCAGGTGTGCGTCACATACTCCTCCACATATGTGCTGGTGGCCATGAGCATTGACAGATACGATGCAATAACGCACCCAATGAACTTCTCAAAGTCGT GGAAACGCGCTCGTCATTTGGTGGCTGGCGCTTGGCTGCTCTCCGCTCTCTTTTCGCTGCCCATACTGGTACTGTACGAGGAGAAACTCATACAGGGCCATCCGCAGTGCTGGATTGAACTGGGCTCGCCAATGGCCTGGCAGATTTATATGTGTCTCGTCTCGGCCGCATTGTTTGCGGTCCCCGCATTGATAATATCCGCCTGCTATGCTATTATTGTGAAGACCATATGGGCTAAGGGCTCCATATTTGTGCCTACAG AACGTGTAGGATTCGGTGGTGCTGCAACAAGACGCGCCAGCTCAAGAGGCATCATACCACGCGCCAAGGTCAAGACCGTGAAGATGACGCTGAcgattgtatttgtgtttattcTATGCTGGTCGCCATACATTATATTTGATCTGCTACAAGTCTTTGGCCAGATACCGCACTCACAGACAAATATTGCCATAGCCACATTTATACAGAGCCTGGCACCACTCAACTCGGCAGCGAATCCTCTAATATACTGCTTGTTCTCCTCACAAGTATTTCGCACGCTCAG TCGTTTCCCGCCCTTCAAGTGGTTGACCTGCTGCTGCAAATCCTATCGGAACAACTCGCAGCAGAACCGCTGCCACACAGTGGGTCGTCGTCTGCACAATAGCTGTGATTCCATGCGCACTCTAACCACCTCTCTGACGGTTTCAAGACGCTCCACCAATAAGACGAACGCCCGGGTCGTCATCTGCGAACGGCCCAACAAGGTAATCACCGTGCCGGCTATGTCAGAGGTATGA
- the CCAP-R gene encoding cardioacceleratory peptide receptor isoform X2: MLHLRLFDSSLYYTLASVSSGMLPPPQASNGSQLTLTGAAAGIAPAESTVNLTYFTPAISHVMLAPTPTTASAAQTTEAATTTTATPTTASTTTPGSDFEAAAATAASGDNLTSPYAGELDNLNSFYFYETEQFAVLWILFTIIVLGNSAVLFVMFINKNRKSRMNYFIRQLALADLCVGLLNVLTDIIWRITISWRAGNVACKVIRFSQVCVTYSSTYVLVAMSIDRYDAITHPMNFSKSWKRARHLVAGAWLLSALFSLPILVLYEEKLIQGHPQCWIELGSPMAWQIYMCLVSAALFAVPALIISACYAIIVKTIWAKGSIFVPTGFGGAATRRASSRGIIPRAKVKTVKMTLTIVFVFILCWSPYIIFDLLQVFGQIPHSQTNIAIATFIQSLAPLNSAANPLIYCLFSSQVFRTLSRFPPFKWLTCCCKSYRNNSQQNRCHTVGRRLHNSCDSMRTLTTSLTVSRRSTNKTNARVVICERPNKVITVPAMSEV, from the exons ATGTTGCATCTGAGGCTTTTCGATAGCTCGCTCTATTATACGCTGGCCTCCGTGTCGTCGGGCATGCTGCCACCACCCCAGGCGTCCAATGGCAGCCAGTTGACGTTGACTGGCGCAGCAGCCGGCATTGCGCCAGCGGAGTCTACAGTTAATCTGACATATTTTACACCTGCGATCTCACACGTGATGCTGGCGCCGACGCCAACGACTGCTAGTGCAGCCCAGACgacagaagcagcaacaacaacaacagcaacaccaacaacagcatcaacaacaacgccaGGCAGCGATTTtgaggcggcggcagcgacagcggcatcAGGCGACAACTTAACGTCGCCATATGCGGGTGAATTGGACAACTTGAATTCTTTCTACTTTTATGAG ACGGAACAATTTGCTGTACTCTGGATACTTTTTACCATCATTGTTCTGGGCAATTCGGCGGTTCTATTTGTTATGTTCATCAACAAGAATCGGAAGTCGCGCATGAACTATTTCATTAGGCAGCTAGCGCTGGCAG ATCTGTGTGTGGGACTGCTCAATGTGCTGACGGACATCATTTGGCGCATCACAATCTCATGGCGGGCCGGAAACGTGGCCTGTAAGGTCATACGCTTCTCCCAGGTGTGCGTCACATACTCCTCCACATATGTGCTGGTGGCCATGAGCATTGACAGATACGATGCAATAACGCACCCAATGAACTTCTCAAAGTCGT GGAAACGCGCTCGTCATTTGGTGGCTGGCGCTTGGCTGCTCTCCGCTCTCTTTTCGCTGCCCATACTGGTACTGTACGAGGAGAAACTCATACAGGGCCATCCGCAGTGCTGGATTGAACTGGGCTCGCCAATGGCCTGGCAGATTTATATGTGTCTCGTCTCGGCCGCATTGTTTGCGGTCCCCGCATTGATAATATCCGCCTGCTATGCTATTATTGTGAAGACCATATGGGCTAAGGGCTCCATATTTGTGCCTACAG GATTCGGTGGTGCTGCAACAAGACGCGCCAGCTCAAGAGGCATCATACCACGCGCCAAGGTCAAGACCGTGAAGATGACGCTGAcgattgtatttgtgtttattcTATGCTGGTCGCCATACATTATATTTGATCTGCTACAAGTCTTTGGCCAGATACCGCACTCACAGACAAATATTGCCATAGCCACATTTATACAGAGCCTGGCACCACTCAACTCGGCAGCGAATCCTCTAATATACTGCTTGTTCTCCTCACAAGTATTTCGCACGCTCAG TCGTTTCCCGCCCTTCAAGTGGTTGACCTGCTGCTGCAAATCCTATCGGAACAACTCGCAGCAGAACCGCTGCCACACAGTGGGTCGTCGTCTGCACAATAGCTGTGATTCCATGCGCACTCTAACCACCTCTCTGACGGTTTCAAGACGCTCCACCAATAAGACGAACGCCCGGGTCGTCATCTGCGAACGGCCCAACAAGGTAATCACCGTGCCGGCTATGTCAGAGGTATGA
- the LOC6630862 gene encoding uncharacterized protein, which translates to MFPNYCFRKPPNDFGYDLLYMPKSSYNSSSQQSNRPEHQSHSRSRSRSSRQGTKLCCDDLISLQALQEHNERLRHSHGLKSRPRTPARTVEFRLPPIEKHRYREATMPLRESAGMESAEREYHQKQQKLQQQQGPPPSSDMPSSASDSNRGMQESCTDFFNIIYENVLEAVHGAVEHMVNKHFEEILTRMDQLSADITHQESVLKQLNADLMGKIGEQNETSLNQFKFVAQMLIDNQTIFYRALSHQRRSKQHCKEEREEREDRFEEKSSASSDRAQRLMETYNRRPDSQPQKVSEGTSQQRPQHQLWQQQDSRSFPQQSPCKSCNHHKSRTANSATAKPTIVRRTAKGISTVSMPDLHRSSLFPTSRSPNNKCSGHHTQRSPTPTPWTQLGTGRLGSQATQSGAVGSNRKCRCLFPSPMTTQGQPVSPRRKLRSLSKTLQSLDDIRSHR; encoded by the exons ATGTTTCCCAACTATTGCTTTCGAAAGCCTCCCAATGATTTCGGCTATGATTTATTGTACATGCCAAAAAGCAGCTATAACAGCAGCTCCCAACAATCTAACCGTCCTGAGCaccagtcccattcacgctccCGGTCACGGTCGTCGCGGCAAGGCACAAAACTGTGCTGTGATGATCTTATTTCGCTGCAGGCTCTCCAGGAGCACAATGAGAGACTGCGTCATTCTCACGGCCTGAAATCTCGGCCACGAACGCCCGCACGCACTGTAGAATTTCGCCTGCCTCCGATTGAGAAGCACCGATACAGGGAGGCGACTATGCCATTAAGGGAAAGTGCGGGCATGGAGTCAGCTGAACGGGAATACCATCAGAAGCAGCaaaaactacaacagcaacagggaCCCCCTCCATCCAGTGACATGCCATCCAGTGCCTCTGATTCCAATCGTGGAATGCAAGAGTCCTGCACGGACTTTTTCAACATAATCTACGAGAATGTCTTGGAGGCAGTGCATGGCGCCGTCGAGCACATGGTAAATAAACACTTTGAGGAGATCCTTACCAGGATGGATCAGCTATCCGCGGACATCACGCATCAGGAGTCGGTCTTGAAGCAACTCAATGCTGATTTGATGGGCA AAATTGGCGAACAAAATGAGACAAGTCTCAATCAGTTTAAGTTCGTTGCCCAGATGCTAATCGACAATCAGACGATTTTTTATCGGGCACTGAGCCACCAGCGGAGGTCAAAACAGCATTGCAAAGAGGAGCGGGAGGAACGGGAAGACCGGTTTGAAGAAAAAAGTAGTGCCAGCTCGGATCGTGCACAGCGCTTAATGGAAACCTACAATAGGAGACCAGACTCTCAGCCgcaaaaagtatcggagggTACGTCGCAACAAAGACCGCAGCATCAGCTCTGGCAGCAGCAAGATTCCCGCAGTTTTCCCCAGCAGTCACCCTGCAAGAGTTGCAATCACCACAAGTCGAGAACTGCAAATTCGGCAACCGCCAAGCCAACAATCGTACGTCGTACGGCCAAGGGAATCTCTACTGTAAGCATGCCTGATTTGCATCGCTCCTCTTTGTTCCCAACTTCAAGAAGTCCCAATAACAAGTGCAGTGGCCACCACACCCAGCGTTCACCTACGCCCACTCCGTGGACTCAGTTGGGCACTGGGCGGCTTGGCAGCCAAGCGACACAGTCGGGAGCAGTGGGTTCTAATCGGAAATGCCGTTGTCTTTTTCCCTCACCCATGACAACACAGGGACAACCGGTTAGTCCAAGACGAAAGTTACGTAGCTTAAGCAAGACGTTGCAAAGTTTGGATGATATAAGATCCCACAGATAA
- the LOC116649753 gene encoding sodium-coupled monocarboxylate transporter 2, which yields MNILWQPICIYVPALTLNQVSGISVHTIVPLTSLICIIYTSIGGIKGVVWTDVIQGAVMVGAMGFVIIKGTYDLGGLAVVLERNRQFDRLVGPDMTFDPTARMGVFALFVGGAFFKLQANCINQTAVQRFLTLPNFKAVKQALLLSLTGFILVMAMCIYIGMLAFAAYYHCDPITTGLARAKDQVIPLYVMQSAGVVPGIVGLFVAGVFSAALSSLSTALNSLSAVVLKDFVEPYRSRPLTERQTAYVLRGVVVVFGLISMASVPIVQKLGMLMQLSSTVGAITCGPLLGAFSVGMLLPFVRTESLLTGISVATTFISYIVVRAQIAMATGQMTFPMKPVSVEDCDYSFEVHDNWNTPSSANTYEDKSHSLHEISFLWYTLIGSLGTVLCSLLATLYFGKQDVRLVDKELVSPVLHRYWYGKFDSVASDDEEKKQLKLHESLTQPKLDEIEQIHNHLQTS from the exons ATGAAC ATACTTTGGCAACCCATTTGCATTTATGTGCCTGCACTAACATTGAATCAAG TTTCCGGCATCAGTGTTCACACGATCGTTCCACTGACCAGTCTCATATGCATCATTTATACCAGCATT GGTGGCATTAAGGGCGTTGTTTGGACAGATGTTATACAAGGAGCTGTCATGGTTGGAGCCATGGGATTTGTCATTATAAAAGGCACCTACGATTTGGGTGGTTTGGCTGTTGTTCTAGAACGTAATCGTCAATTTGACCGTTTGGTGGGCCCCGA CATGACATTTGATCCGACGGCTCGGATGGGCGTTTTTGCCTTGTTTGTTGGTGGCGCCTTCTTTAAGCTGCAGGCCAATTGCATAAATCAGACCGCAGTCCAGCGTTTTCTGACCTTGCCCAACTTTAAGGCGGTCAAGCAGGCACTTCTGCTTTCCCTCACAGGCTTTATACTCGTCATGGCCATGTGTATTTATATTGGAATGCTCGCCTTTGCCGCATATTATCATTGTGATCCCATAACTACGGGC CTGGCACGCGCCAAGGATCAGGTGATACCGTTGTATGTTATGCAAAGTGCTGGCGTGGTGCCCGGAATAGTGGGTCTATTTGTCGCAGGGGTGTTTAGCGCTGCACTCAGCTCTCTTTCCACCGCACTCAACTCCCTCTCAGCGGTGGTGCTCAAGGACTTTGTCGAGCCATATCGCAGTCGCCCATTGACTGAGCGGCAGACTGCCTATGTACTTAGAGGCGTGGTTGTTGTCTTTGGGCTCATTTCAATGGCAAGTGTCCCAATAGTGCAGAAATTGGGCATGCTCATGCAGCTCTCCTCCACCGTGGGTGCAATCACCTGTGGTCCATTGCTTGGCGCATTCTCAGTTGGCATGCTGTTGCCATTTGTTCGAACAGAG AGTTTGTTGACTGGCATTTCAGTGGCCACCACTTTCATATCCTACATTGTTGTTCGTGCTCAGATTGCAATGGCTACTGGCCAAATGACCTTTCCCATGAAACCCGTTTCCGTGGAGGATTGTGACTACAGCTTCGAGGTGCATGATAACTGGAATACCCCCAGCAGCGC gAATACTTACGAGGACAAAAGTCACAGCCTACATGAGATCTCGTTTTTGTGGTACACTTTGATTGGTTCTTTAGGAACGGTTCTCTGTTCGCTGTTGGCTACGCTTTACTTTGGAAAGCAGGATGTGCGCCTTGTGGATAAGGAGCTGGTTTCGCCAGTCCTGCACAGGTATTGGTATGGGAAGTTTGACAGCGTTGCCAGCGATGATGAAGAGAAGAAGCAACTGAAGCTGCACGAATCGTTAACTCAACCGAAATTGGATGAGATAGAGCAAATACACAACCATCTTCAAACTTCTTAG
- the LOC6630465 gene encoding sodium-coupled monocarboxylate transporter 2: MLYIFFFAVFTIQYFERRFDRRIRIFGSCLFVLMNILWQPICIYVPALTLNQVSGISVHTIVPLTSLICIIYTSIGGIKGVVWTDVIQGAVMVGALGFVIIKGTHDLGGLAVVLERNRQFDRLVAPDMTFDPTVRMSVFALFVGGTFFKLQANSINQAAVQRFLTLPNLKAVKQALLISLIGFLLVMAMCIYIGMLAFAAYYHCDPITTGLARAKDQVIPLYVMQSAGVVPGIVGLFVAGVFSAALSSLSTELNCLSAVVLKDFVEPYRSRPLTERQTAYVLRGVVVVFGLISMASVSVVQKLGMLMQLSSTVGAVTCGPLLGAFSVGMLLPFVRTESLLTGISVATTFTCYIVVRAQIAIATGQMNFHMKPVSVEDCDYSFEVNANWNTPSSANTYEDKGHSLHEISFLWYTLIGSLGTVLCSLLATLYFGKQDVRLVDKELVSPVLHKYWYGEYKSVVSDDEGRKHLKLHESLTQPKLDEMEQILNRYQAS; this comes from the exons atgttatatatttttttctttgccgTGTTTACAATTCAGTACTTTGAGAGACGCTTTGATCGACGCATTCGCATCTTTGGATCATGCCTATTTGTGCTTATGAAC ATACTTTGGCAACCTATTTGCATTTATGTGCCTGCACTAACATTGAATCAAG TTTCCGGCATCAGTGTTCACACGATCGTTCCACTGACCAGTCTCATATGCATCATTTATACCAGCATT GGTGGCATTAAGGGCGTTGTTTGGACAGATGTTATACAAGGAGCTGTGATGGTCGGCGCCTTAGGTTTTGTCATTATAAAAGGCACCCACGATTTGGGTGGTTTGGCTGTTGTTCTAGAGCGTAATCGTCAATTTGATCGTTTGGTGGCACCCGA CATGACATTTGATCCAACGGTTCGCATGAGCGTTTTTGCCTTGTTTGTTGGTGGCACCTTCTTTAAGCTGCAGGCCAATAGCATAAATCAGGCCGCAGTTCAGCGTTTTCTGACCTTGCCCAACTTGAAGGCAGTCAAGCAGGCACTTTTGATATCCCTCATAGGCTTTTTACTCGTCATGGCCATGTGTATTTATATTGGAATGCTCGCCTTTGCCGCATATTATCATTGTGATCCTATAACAACGGGC CTGGCACGCGCCAAGGATCAGGTGATACCGTTGTATGTTATGCAAAGTGCTGGCGTGGTGCCCGGAATCGTTGGTCTGTTTGTAGCAGGTGTGTTTAGTGCTGCACTTAGCTCACTATCCACGGAACTCAATTGTCTCTCAGCGGTAGTGCTCAAGGACTTTGTCGAACCGTATCGCAGTCGCCCATTGACCGAGCGGCAGACTGCTTATGTTCTCAGAGGCGTCGTTGTAGTCTTTGGGCTCATTTCAATGGCAAGTGTCTCAGTAGTGCAGAAATTGGGCATGCTCATGCAGCTCTCCTCCACCGTGGGTGCAGTCACCTGTGGTCCATTGCTTGGCGCATTCTCAGTTGGCATGCTGTTGCCATTTGTACGAACAGAG AGCTTGCTAACCGGCATTTCGGTAGCGACCACCTTTACATGCTACATTGTTGTGCGTGCCCAGATTGCCATAGCCACCGGCCAAATGAACTTTCATATGAAACCTGTTTCCGTGGAGGATTGTGACTACAGCTTCGAGGTGAACGCCAACTGGAATACCCCCAGCAGCGC GAATACTTACGAGGATAAGGGTCACAGCTTACATGAAATCTCGTTTTTGTGGTACACTTTGATTGGTTCTTTAGGAACGGTTCTCTGTTCGCTGTTGGCTACGCTTTACTTTGGAAAGCAGGATGTGCGCCTTGTGGATAAGGAGCTGGTTTCGCCAGTCCTACACAAATATTGGTATGGGGAGTATAAGAGCGTTGTCAGCGATGATGAAGGGAGGAAGCATTTGAAGCTGCACGAATCGTTAACGCAGCCGAAACTGGATGAGATGGAGCAAATTCTCAACCGTTATCAAGCTTCTTAA